A window from Chryseobacterium vaccae encodes these proteins:
- a CDS encoding helix-turn-helix domain-containing protein, whose amino-acid sequence MRFHNYFLLFITLHMFALGKSQKVSEEQLKNELQQIQNNIAKTGIVSTTVRDLEKKYKTAKENKYDISFLIGAELVRTYSTLDNTEKVIEVCTDVEKYINERSPSELVSNMYRIKARSLGDLGFLEDSHKAYQISKKYLKTIKDNDVRHYYGSLFYSNYSSYFDQSKKQSDSVRLCLLKGLSEAEKISDKSTEIHSQKKYDLILSIQPNLALYYLWIMKPSDPKTAEKYLLKSLKVVGSRKINPLNEMNLYRTAGDFYFDQKDNDKAIHYAKEGLKLEKRISSPASREVFYEILTEAYLAQSNTAEGKKYSQLLTELKDSIKIAEKHSVNKVTRVIKKEKDQEKNTTLKNYLYIFLIIIIAVGAAIWYYWKRRNKILQHKFQELITKIKHETEIQNSEKEKEEEKTVKAPQTIPEETINQLLSKIARFEKTEKYLKSDLTIAGLASDLNTNTKYLSEVIKNYRGKNFNGYINSLRVKYITLKLYEQDVYRKYKISVLAELCGYATPRVFQNAFKNETGLTPSDFIEKLKKEKEPEILEV is encoded by the coding sequence ATGAGATTTCACAACTATTTTTTATTATTCATCACCCTGCACATGTTTGCATTGGGAAAAAGCCAGAAAGTATCTGAAGAACAGCTAAAAAACGAACTGCAGCAGATCCAAAACAATATTGCTAAGACAGGAATAGTAAGCACAACCGTCCGGGATCTCGAAAAAAAATACAAAACGGCAAAAGAGAACAAATACGATATTAGTTTCCTGATAGGTGCTGAACTGGTGCGGACCTATAGTACATTAGACAATACAGAGAAAGTTATTGAGGTTTGCACAGATGTAGAAAAATATATTAATGAGCGCAGCCCATCAGAATTAGTATCCAATATGTATAGGATTAAAGCCCGTTCATTGGGGGATCTGGGCTTTCTGGAAGATTCCCATAAAGCATATCAGATTTCAAAAAAATACCTGAAAACAATCAAAGACAACGACGTCCGTCATTATTACGGCAGTTTATTTTACTCCAATTATTCATCTTATTTTGATCAGAGTAAAAAACAGTCCGACTCTGTTCGTTTATGTCTTTTAAAAGGGTTAAGCGAGGCAGAAAAAATCTCTGATAAAAGCACGGAAATACACTCACAAAAGAAATACGACCTGATTCTTTCCATACAGCCCAATCTTGCGCTCTACTATTTATGGATCATGAAGCCTTCCGATCCAAAAACAGCAGAGAAATATCTTTTAAAATCACTGAAGGTTGTTGGCAGCAGAAAGATAAACCCTCTTAATGAAATGAACCTTTACAGAACAGCGGGTGACTTTTATTTTGATCAGAAAGACAATGATAAAGCCATTCATTATGCCAAGGAAGGTCTGAAACTGGAGAAAAGGATTTCTTCACCTGCCAGCAGGGAGGTTTTTTATGAGATTTTAACGGAAGCCTATTTAGCACAGAGTAATACGGCGGAAGGAAAAAAATACAGCCAGCTTCTTACTGAATTAAAAGACAGTATAAAAATAGCAGAAAAACATTCGGTAAACAAGGTTACCCGTGTAATAAAAAAAGAGAAAGACCAGGAAAAGAATACTACGCTTAAAAATTATCTGTATATTTTCCTGATCATTATCATTGCAGTAGGGGCTGCTATATGGTATTACTGGAAAAGAAGAAATAAAATTCTTCAGCATAAATTCCAGGAATTGATAACAAAAATCAAACATGAGACGGAAATCCAGAACTCTGAAAAAGAAAAAGAGGAAGAAAAAACAGTAAAAGCACCCCAAACAATTCCGGAGGAAACCATTAATCAATTATTAAGTAAAATCGCCAGATTTGAAAAAACAGAAAAATACTTAAAGAGTGATCTTACCATCGCAGGGCTTGCAAGTGATCTTAACACTAATACAAAATATCTTTCTGAAGTCATAAAAAATTACAGGGGTAAAAATTTCAATGGTTACATCAATAGTCTCAGAGTTAAGTATATTACCCTGAAGCTTTACGAGCAGGATGTCTACAGAAAATATAAAATCAGTGTTTTAGCGGAGTTATGCGGATATGCCACACCACGGGTGTTTCAGAATGCCTTTAAAAATGAAACGGGCTTAACCCCTTCAGACTTTATTGAGAAACTGAAGAAAGAAAAAGAACCTGAAATATTGGAAGTATAA
- a CDS encoding DEAD/DEAH box helicase, translated as MSFKDLNLINPIIRAATETGYSKPAEIQYSAIPNILSGKDIIGCAPTGTERIAAFVMPILQLLKKHTAEHNGIRILILTPTREQIVQIEKGFEIYSKYLPLSQLSISEDTSAGSQLAALRKRVDILVANPGRLLDVITQRRIDLSKIEMLVVDEADKMLDLGFISDIKNILRLVPVKRQTLFFSATMSSAVRKFADTLLNNPAEVTTTPATYQYHS; from the coding sequence ATGAGTTTTAAAGATTTAAATTTAATCAATCCTATTATCCGCGCTGCAACAGAGACAGGCTACTCTAAACCTGCTGAAATACAGTATTCTGCAATTCCCAATATCTTATCAGGAAAAGATATCATAGGTTGTGCACCAACAGGAACAGAAAGAATAGCTGCTTTTGTAATGCCTATACTTCAACTGTTAAAAAAACACACTGCCGAACATAACGGAATACGAATTTTAATACTTACCCCGACGCGGGAACAGATTGTACAGATTGAAAAAGGTTTTGAAATATACAGTAAGTATCTGCCATTGTCTCAACTTTCTATTTCTGAAGATACTTCTGCAGGAAGCCAGCTTGCTGCTTTGAGAAAACGGGTGGATATTCTTGTCGCAAATCCCGGAAGACTTCTGGACGTAATCACCCAGAGACGTATTGATCTTTCTAAAATTGAAATGCTTGTAGTGGATGAAGCAGACAAAATGCTGGATCTGGGATTTATCAGCGATATAAAAAATATTCTGAGACTTGTTCCTGTAAAAAGACAAACATTGTTTTTTTCTGCAACAATGTCTTCTGCAGTAAGAAAATTTGCAGACACTTTACTGAATAATCCGGCTGAAGTTACAACTACTCCGGCTACCTATCAGTACCACAGCTGA
- a CDS encoding cold-shock protein, with protein MQQGTVKFFNEAKGFGFISPSDGSKDIFVHSSGLITKSIRENDKVTFDVQKGDKGLNAVNVKLA; from the coding sequence ATGCAACAAGGCACAGTAAAATTTTTCAATGAGGCAAAAGGCTTCGGATTTATTTCTCCTTCAGACGGGAGCAAAGATATATTTGTACATTCTTCAGGATTAATCACAAAATCTATCCGTGAAAATGATAAAGTAACTTTTGATGTACAAAAAGGAGATAAGGGCTTGAATGCAGTGAATGTAAAGCTAGCATAA
- a CDS encoding serine hydrolase domain-containing protein, translating into MINSKVLFFLGIGLLSIKGFSQTKTIEKKGNVTESQMSLSEKLSKYMQTQADVNGFSGTVLITRNDSVLLRKAYGLADYEWNIKNTIDTKFQLASVTKQFTASAILQLAEKGKLSLDDKLNKFLPDFPNAENVTLHMLLSHSSGLSLGFKELALSTISADSAYKEIKKIPYEFLPGTKSEYSNIGYYLLGKIIEKVSGEKYAVFLKKNIFEKAGMKNTGTSNNDSIILKKAKVYHHTEHGLAHNPYINWEFNIGHDGVYSTVEDLALWDRALYGTAILSKEMKNRMFTSYNEQNFGYGFLINPFYNHGHHLIAHDGGFLGTMTSFNRFTDDGLLVIVLSNNQSPAYLLAYGLSAICFGKEVELPYRHQKVKSNPSLYKLFEGNYEDIKILENKGKLYFNDFDIELFPESDNKFFRSDDDNRTVEFIKDVNGKYSTIKLTKAGVAEIRKRLFLDK; encoded by the coding sequence ATGATAAACTCAAAAGTATTATTTTTTTTAGGAATCGGATTACTCTCCATCAAAGGCTTTTCACAAACCAAAACGATTGAGAAGAAAGGTAATGTAACAGAGAGTCAGATGAGTCTCTCTGAAAAATTATCAAAATATATGCAGACTCAGGCAGATGTGAATGGATTTAGCGGTACCGTTCTGATTACCAGAAATGATTCTGTGCTTCTGCGGAAGGCTTATGGCTTAGCAGATTACGAATGGAATATTAAAAATACAATAGATACCAAATTTCAGTTAGCATCTGTAACAAAGCAATTTACAGCATCTGCAATTCTTCAATTAGCAGAAAAAGGAAAATTATCACTTGATGATAAGTTAAATAAATTTCTTCCGGATTTCCCTAATGCCGAAAATGTTACCCTTCATATGTTATTATCACATTCTTCCGGACTTTCCTTAGGATTTAAAGAATTGGCTTTAAGTACCATATCAGCTGATTCTGCCTATAAGGAAATAAAAAAAATACCCTATGAATTTTTGCCGGGAACTAAAAGTGAGTATAGCAATATTGGTTACTATTTATTAGGTAAGATTATTGAAAAAGTATCAGGAGAAAAATATGCAGTTTTTTTGAAAAAAAATATATTTGAAAAAGCAGGAATGAAGAATACTGGAACTAGTAATAATGATTCGATAATTCTAAAAAAAGCGAAAGTTTATCATCACACGGAACATGGGTTGGCCCATAATCCATATATTAATTGGGAATTTAACATTGGACATGATGGTGTTTATTCTACCGTTGAAGATTTGGCATTATGGGACAGAGCGCTTTATGGGACTGCTATTTTATCAAAAGAAATGAAAAACAGAATGTTTACTTCCTATAACGAACAAAATTTTGGATATGGATTTCTCATCAATCCTTTCTATAATCATGGACATCATTTAATCGCTCATGATGGAGGCTTTTTGGGAACCATGACTTCCTTCAACCGTTTTACAGATGATGGTTTGCTTGTTATTGTGCTTTCTAATAATCAGTCCCCGGCTTACCTGCTTGCATACGGCTTATCGGCAATATGCTTTGGTAAAGAGGTTGAGCTTCCATACCGTCATCAGAAGGTTAAAAGCAACCCGTCACTTTATAAGCTCTTTGAGGGAAATTATGAAGATATTAAGATTCTTGAAAACAAAGGAAAGCTCTATTTTAATGACTTTGACATTGAACTATTCCCTGAATCAGATAATAAATTCTTCAGGTCAGATGATGATAACAGAACTGTTGAGTTTATTAAAGATGTGAATGGAAAATATTCCACCATTAAATTAACCAAAGCGGGGGTGGCGGAAATACGGAAAAGACTATTTTTAGATAAATAG
- a CDS encoding DUF1266 domain-containing protein translates to MNSFKSLRLNDKNGVNGYLLDHLLVGSMYAEQQSAYLNSYETGLNKSDTTKLVETYWGISDQNQAMEILQSLHDRNQDENLDIVYKAFENSKNYTDILKSNLPDEEDVFEYYLVLFRKLGNVVPELIEQKIVTDFAQLKKTKDSGWNYGRSVFLARCCCELNYISEKELIEYLAKSHKELKKYCSTWKEYTTSYIFGRAMWGAALITEWYRLQMIY, encoded by the coding sequence TTGAATTCATTTAAAAGCCTCCGATTAAATGATAAAAATGGAGTAAATGGCTATTTATTAGATCATTTGCTGGTAGGTTCAATGTATGCCGAACAACAGTCGGCATACCTGAACTCTTATGAAACAGGGTTGAATAAATCTGATACTACAAAGCTGGTTGAAACCTATTGGGGAATATCAGATCAAAATCAGGCCATGGAAATTCTCCAAAGTCTGCACGACAGAAATCAGGATGAAAATCTTGATATCGTCTATAAAGCATTTGAAAATTCAAAAAATTATACTGACATTTTAAAGTCAAATTTACCAGATGAAGAAGACGTTTTTGAATACTATTTAGTCCTGTTCAGAAAACTGGGAAATGTTGTTCCTGAATTGATTGAGCAGAAGATTGTCACAGACTTTGCTCAGTTAAAAAAGACAAAAGATAGCGGCTGGAATTATGGAAGAAGTGTATTCTTAGCACGTTGCTGCTGCGAATTAAATTATATTTCTGAAAAAGAACTCATAGAATATTTGGCAAAATCCCATAAAGAATTGAAAAAATATTGCAGCACCTGGAAAGAATATACAACGAGTTATATTTTTGGAAGAGCAATGTGGGGGGCGGCTTTAATAACGGAATGGTACAGATTGCAAATGATTTATTGA
- a CDS encoding serine hydrolase domain-containing protein, with protein MKNPLYLFIITLMMLSCQTRNNAVTSKRDYTFLTDSLHLDKQLEKYKLPGASLVIFENYKIVYYSQVGVKSMDSKEKLDVNTAFSTASITKPITALLCHILEEKGLINLDEPIDKYLKRWHLPKSKFTENNSPTWRQFFNHTSGTNQGGFSDYYKGDVIPTIKQSLLGQIPRYDKEVEFLFTPGTGFEYSGGGYVIVQMALEDTLNKSIAELAQQHLFTPLGLKNTTMIQPNENGFPTNVASVHDKDGKVIKTGLPITPQIGASGVWSTPTDLAKLSIEIQNALRNKNNKVVSHQVAKKVTEVTALKDAVGGWGYGWQKSVAYNNYDWLMCNGSNTGVGGSILATMEDGNGFVILANGEKPNRIPVINEARIKLLTLMDWNKKASNENIRELPLSLKKQLIGTYNDFLYGQRAETKIVEKNNRLYVESLFLGFFKGKNENELLYLKNGTFKIVDYPNTLKFDFSNGKVNSVLLIRDSMKTEVQITKK; from the coding sequence ATGAAAAATCCCCTTTATTTATTCATTATTACACTCATGATGTTGAGTTGTCAAACAAGAAATAATGCAGTAACCTCAAAAAGAGATTATACCTTTCTTACAGATAGTTTACATCTTGATAAGCAGTTAGAAAAGTATAAGCTTCCGGGAGCTAGTCTTGTTATTTTTGAAAATTATAAGATTGTTTACTACAGCCAGGTAGGAGTGAAATCAATGGATTCTAAAGAAAAATTAGATGTAAACACTGCTTTTTCCACAGCATCAATCACAAAGCCAATAACAGCACTTCTTTGCCATATTCTTGAAGAAAAGGGATTAATAAACCTGGATGAGCCAATAGATAAGTACTTAAAACGCTGGCATTTGCCAAAAAGTAAGTTTACAGAGAATAATAGCCCAACCTGGAGACAATTTTTTAATCATACTTCAGGTACAAACCAGGGTGGATTTTCAGATTATTACAAGGGAGATGTCATTCCAACTATAAAACAAAGTCTGTTAGGGCAGATCCCAAGATATGATAAGGAGGTTGAATTCCTGTTCACGCCGGGAACCGGTTTTGAATATAGCGGCGGCGGATATGTAATTGTCCAAATGGCATTAGAAGATACTTTGAATAAATCTATTGCAGAACTGGCACAGCAACATCTTTTTACCCCTCTTGGGTTGAAGAATACCACCATGATACAGCCTAATGAGAACGGATTTCCAACAAATGTAGCTTCTGTTCACGATAAAGATGGAAAAGTTATAAAAACAGGCCTGCCCATTACACCGCAAATCGGAGCATCCGGAGTATGGTCTACTCCTACAGATCTGGCTAAGCTTTCTATTGAGATACAAAATGCTTTACGCAATAAAAATAACAAAGTGGTTTCTCATCAGGTCGCCAAAAAAGTAACGGAAGTAACCGCTTTGAAAGATGCCGTTGGTGGTTGGGGCTATGGATGGCAAAAGTCTGTTGCTTATAATAACTATGACTGGTTGATGTGTAATGGCTCTAATACAGGAGTAGGGGGAAGTATTTTAGCTACGATGGAAGACGGAAATGGTTTTGTAATTCTTGCAAACGGTGAAAAGCCTAATCGTATTCCGGTGATCAATGAGGCCCGCATAAAGCTTCTGACATTAATGGACTGGAATAAGAAAGCATCCAATGAAAACATTCGGGAACTTCCTTTGAGTTTAAAAAAACAGCTTATCGGAACGTATAATGATTTTCTTTATGGACAGAGAGCGGAAACGAAAATTGTAGAAAAGAATAACCGTCTCTATGTTGAATCTCTATTTTTGGGATTTTTTAAAGGAAAAAATGAGAATGAGTTACTATATCTCAAAAATGGAACCTTTAAAATCGTAGATTATCCGAACACATTAAAATTTGATTTCAGCAATGGAAAAGTAAATTCTGTCCTCTTAATAAGAGATTCCATGAAAACAGAAGTTCAGATTACAAAAAAATAA
- a CDS encoding serine hydrolase domain-containing protein, translated as MKTSSKFLTVLLFISSFSFGQNITQKIDSIISDNYKKNPEVGISVGFINNNKEYYTAYGNLNAESQTKIDKNSIFEIASITKILTSNLIAQAVLEKKIKLDDYIDGFLPKEYVLQPNLKNKIKISDLASHQSGLPDIDFPKLMELNPQQPVSSVTIETLAGIINNCSELKDHGKFRYSTIGYTLMGQILEKVYGRSYDEIIRAKIIKPLQMNNTLTKDFNVKNITTAHNPDGGIQEFFKWNITASAGLVKSNTSDMITYLKAVLNNETTVGKAAVMTEKIVYKDEKRDMGLGLNMMTDDKNTIYSKSGDSMGQSSIICYNRNKKWGIIILLDQRNSKMRQDLLNKIYDKVLK; from the coding sequence ATGAAAACTTCATCAAAATTTTTAACAGTACTGTTATTTATAAGCAGCTTTTCTTTTGGACAAAACATTACCCAAAAGATTGATTCCATCATAAGCGATAATTATAAAAAAAATCCTGAGGTAGGAATTAGTGTTGGTTTTATCAATAACAATAAGGAATATTATACAGCCTATGGTAATCTGAATGCAGAAAGTCAAACAAAAATTGATAAAAACTCCATATTCGAAATTGCATCAATTACTAAAATCCTGACTTCAAACTTAATTGCACAGGCAGTTTTGGAGAAGAAAATAAAGTTAGATGATTATATAGACGGATTTCTTCCCAAAGAATATGTATTACAGCCGAATCTTAAAAACAAAATTAAAATTTCGGATCTGGCATCACATCAGTCTGGTTTACCAGATATAGACTTTCCAAAATTGATGGAACTGAACCCGCAACAGCCCGTAAGCAGTGTGACCATAGAAACATTAGCGGGAATAATCAATAACTGCAGTGAGCTAAAAGACCATGGTAAGTTTCGTTATTCTACTATTGGATATACTTTAATGGGGCAAATACTAGAGAAAGTGTATGGTAGGAGCTATGATGAAATTATCAGAGCTAAAATAATAAAGCCTTTACAAATGAATAATACATTAACTAAAGACTTTAATGTAAAAAATATAACTACGGCCCACAATCCTGATGGAGGAATTCAGGAATTTTTCAAATGGAATATTACAGCATCTGCAGGATTGGTAAAATCCAATACCTCTGATATGATTACCTATTTAAAAGCAGTTTTAAATAATGAAACAACAGTTGGAAAAGCTGCTGTCATGACGGAAAAAATCGTGTATAAAGATGAAAAAAGAGACATGGGATTGGGGCTTAACATGATGACGGATGATAAAAACACTATTTATTCGAAATCAGGAGATTCTATGGGCCAGTCTTCCATCATCTGCTACAACAGGAATAAAAAATGGGGAATTATCATACTTCTTGACCAGAGAAACTCAAAAATGAGACAAGACCTGTTGAATAAAATTTATGATAAAGTCCTGAAATAG
- a CDS encoding helix-turn-helix domain-containing protein encodes MNLLIIVNIISLFITLFLAFFLITLKTKYKISNSLFAVFLLLNAIDISEPLFYMVVDGSSNLGMFRSSFAFLQIPVFYLYIISVCYSDFKLKPKYLLHLLPFLIVNLVLLPRFYTVDAASKMSFIQNRQNMIEFQFIHILIHLQITAYIISVFRVLRKSKKLYLENHAGKSISSYNWLFQFTIVLTILYTVALLKNIFKFSDYPHISEWIKMGLLVSSLFIFCWYLFKALNNPGLFRNVDSKQKLVSELVSEEKIHEQSTINEREYSEEISNLKKYMVERKPYLNSSLTIQDISDEIKIPVRDLSLLINHQLGQHFYDFVNAYRIESAMNILKDETKSRVTILEILYEVGFNSKSSFNTAFKKHTGNTPTSYRKNLQVSDL; translated from the coding sequence ATGAATTTATTAATTATTGTAAATATAATCTCTTTATTCATCACACTGTTTCTGGCATTTTTCCTGATTACACTTAAAACAAAGTACAAAATAAGCAACTCTCTGTTTGCTGTTTTTCTACTGTTAAATGCCATAGATATTAGTGAGCCTTTGTTTTACATGGTGGTTGACGGTTCATCCAACCTGGGAATGTTTAGGAGCTCCTTCGCTTTCCTGCAGATTCCCGTTTTTTATCTCTATATCATATCAGTCTGTTACTCAGATTTTAAGTTAAAGCCGAAATATTTATTACATCTGCTTCCATTTCTAATCGTTAATTTGGTTTTACTGCCACGTTTTTATACGGTAGATGCAGCATCGAAAATGAGTTTTATTCAGAATCGCCAAAATATGATAGAGTTTCAGTTCATTCATATTTTAATACATCTTCAGATTACTGCATACATCATTTCTGTTTTCCGAGTACTAAGGAAATCAAAGAAACTATATCTTGAAAACCATGCAGGGAAAAGCATCAGTTCCTATAATTGGCTGTTCCAGTTTACCATTGTCCTGACCATTTTATATACGGTAGCTCTTTTAAAAAACATTTTTAAATTTTCTGATTATCCACACATTTCAGAATGGATCAAGATGGGACTTTTAGTATCTTCTCTCTTCATTTTTTGTTGGTATCTGTTCAAAGCATTAAATAATCCGGGTCTTTTTAGAAATGTTGATTCAAAACAAAAGCTTGTTTCTGAGCTTGTTTCAGAAGAAAAAATCCATGAACAGTCAACAATAAATGAAAGAGAGTACAGTGAAGAAATATCGAATTTGAAAAAATATATGGTTGAAAGAAAGCCTTATCTCAACTCTTCACTTACCATTCAGGATATTTCCGATGAAATTAAAATTCCTGTCCGGGATTTATCCCTTTTAATCAATCATCAGCTAGGGCAGCATTTTTATGATTTTGTAAATGCTTATCGTATCGAAAGTGCTATGAATATTCTGAAAGATGAGACAAAAAGCCGGGTAACTATTCTTGAAATCCTGTATGAAGTGGGTTTTAATTCAAAATCTTCTTTCAATACTGCTTTTAAAAAACACACGGGAAATACGCCAACCAGCTATCGTAAGAACCTACAGGTCAGTGATTTGTAA
- a CDS encoding DUF4870 domain-containing protein, with protein MDNKTLSIVSYISIVGWLIAYFMGKDHSDSLLRYHLRQSLGLAIISILFSVVLNVLAMLIPALGILGILSLGIVILWIIGIINAANNAQKPLPVIGKMFEDKFSFIG; from the coding sequence ATGGACAACAAAACACTTTCTATCGTATCGTACATCAGCATCGTAGGCTGGCTAATCGCTTATTTTATGGGTAAAGATCACTCTGACAGTCTTTTAAGGTATCATTTAAGACAGTCATTAGGACTGGCGATCATCAGTATTCTATTTTCTGTTGTACTGAATGTCCTTGCCATGCTCATTCCGGCGCTGGGCATTTTAGGAATACTGAGCTTGGGAATTGTCATTCTTTGGATCATTGGCATCATCAATGCAGCCAACAATGCTCAAAAGCCTCTTCCGGTTATCGGAAAAATGTTTGAAGATAAATTTTCTTTTATCGGCTAA
- a CDS encoding zinc ribbon domain-containing protein codes for MIIFGLRSGTLKSDEGSLVNCAHCHSSQTVYLYFYVRYFHIFWIPFIPLHKTGVSQCSHCKQVLGKAEMPPHLSAGYTAARKKAKIPLKYYSWLIIVFLFIIFVIFSVLFENKDTKAWLQQPKPGDIYEMKEDGLYTLYRVKAIKGDSIFVNPHEFTADKLSELRKLKSDHQSSYSDTTIGFTQHELEALYTSKVLKRINRK; via the coding sequence ATGATTATTTTTGGACTTAGAAGCGGAACTCTTAAATCCGATGAAGGATCTTTGGTCAATTGTGCTCACTGCCATTCCAGCCAGACGGTATACCTCTACTTTTATGTAAGATATTTCCACATCTTCTGGATACCGTTTATCCCTTTACACAAGACCGGTGTAAGCCAATGCAGCCATTGTAAGCAGGTCCTTGGCAAAGCAGAAATGCCTCCGCATCTGTCAGCTGGTTATACAGCAGCCCGAAAAAAAGCTAAAATTCCTTTAAAGTATTACAGCTGGCTGATTATAGTCTTTCTGTTCATTATATTCGTTATATTTAGTGTTCTTTTTGAGAATAAAGACACCAAAGCCTGGTTACAACAGCCCAAACCCGGTGATATTTATGAAATGAAAGAAGACGGCCTATATACGCTCTATCGTGTAAAAGCGATTAAAGGGGACAGTATATTTGTGAACCCTCATGAGTTCACCGCAGATAAACTGTCCGAACTGAGAAAACTTAAAAGCGATCACCAGAGCAGTTATTCCGATACTACCATCGGGTTTACCCAGCATGAACTTGAAGCGCTTTATACCTCAAAAGTACTTAAAAGAATCAATAGAAAATAG